In the Candidatus Eisenbacteria bacterium genome, GTGGCTCGCCTCCTCCCAGGCCTGGATATGGCGCCAGCCGGAGAAGAGGAACCCCACCACGAGGAGGACGGTGGAGACGAGACGCCAGCGTGCCGGAAGCGTCCGGCGGATTCCCAGAACGGCGAGGAGCGCGCCCCCCGCGAGGAGCGAGGCGGCGAGCCACCAGGCTTCGTGCGCCGAGAGGATCGTCGGAAGCTCGAACGCGTCCGCGTCGGAAGCGTCCCCGCCTCGAGCGCGGAGGGACGCCGCTTCGGCGCTCTCGAGATTGGCTCGGATGTCGGACGCGCGAGGCTCGAGTCTCCGGGCCGCGACGAGGAACGCGACGGCGGGGCCGATCTCGCCCCGCTCGAGCGCGGCGGTCCCCGCGTTGTAGAGCGTCGACGCGTCCACCGCGCTCGCCGCATCCACGCGGGCCGCCGCGTCGCGCGTCGTGTCGGACACGGCCGTCGACTCCGGTGGCGGAGCGGCCGAGGCGGGCGCCGCGCCGAGTGCGGGCGCTACCGAGAGCGCTGCCGCGATCGCAAGCGCCACCCCCAGCGCCAGGCTCGGGACGAGCCGCGCCGCGCTCCTCGGCACGGGCGGCATCAGGACGCCTCCTCGCGGTAGCGGAGGATCGCGCGCTCCGCCTCCTCGAGCGCGGCGGTATGGGCCGCTCCCTCGGCCTTCGAATCCGGAGCGAACGCGAGCCGGTCGAGCGACTCGTGGATCGCCTTGAGCCTCGAGAGCTCTCCCTCCGTCGCTCCCGCGCGCGCGAGCGCTTCGAGCGTATCGAGAAGCGGGAGTCCCTCGACATTCGCACCGTGGCGGATCGCGGCCGACTCGAGGATCGCGTTCGAGGCCACGGCCGCGGCACGTGCGGCGCCCGCGGCGCGCGCGGCACGAAGCTCCCCGAGGCGCGTGTCGATCGCCGCGACACGCCGGCGGCGCGGATCGCGCGCGGAACGGTCGCGAACCCTCCTCGCGGCGAACGCGCCGATCGCCGCCACGAGGGATGTCAGCGCGAGCGCCCGCGCCCCGGCCGGGGGAGCGAGGTCCAGCCGCCCCCTCGCGCCCGGGCGGGATCGCGCGGCCGCGAGCGGAGCGGAAGGCCTCGCGAGCGCGAGCGAGTCGGCGGTGCTCCCGCCGGGGGACACACGCACCCGGATCGTGTCCGCGGTCTGGGTTCGGTACCGCTCCGTCTCGGGATCGAACCACGAGAAGCGGACCGGCAGGATGCGAAGCTCGCCCGGGGTCTCCGGAATGAACGTGGTGTCGCGCCTTCGCTCGCCCCGAAGCCGGTTGCCGGAGCGGTCGAACGAAGTCGTGCCCGGGGACGTGTGGCGGCGCGCCGCTCCCTGGGCGAGGACGTCCGGGTCGGTCGCCGACGCGAGATTGCCGCTGCCTCGAAGGATCGACGTCACGGTGACCGGCTCCCCCGCGCGGGTCGTGACGCGGTCCAGGCGCACGTCCAGCTCGAAGTCCCCCACCGCGCCCCGAAATCCCTCCGGCGCGCCCCCGGGGAGCGGCATCACCTGGACGAGCACCGGAGCGGTCACCAGCTCCACCTCCTCGACCTGGGTCTCGGGCATTCCGAGCGAGCTCCACGGGTCGGGCTGAGGCACGCGTCGGACCACCTGGGCGTGAATGCGCCCCGGCCCGATCTGGAGCCGTCCCGTGCGCGTGGGGAAATAGACGACGTGAAGCTCGAAGGTGTCGTACTCGAGCCCTCCGACGACCTCGCGGCCGGCGCGCGCGGGGCCGAGGACCTCGGCCCAGAAGCCCGAGGCGGAGGGTGGATCCCAGGTGGGCGCCTCCACGCGCGTCCTCGAGTAGAGCTTGAAGCGCGCCGTGACGGCCTGGTTCCAGTACACGCGTGTCCGGTCCACCTGGAGCCGCACGAAGAGATCGTCCGATCCGCCCCGGCGCGCGGGGGGCTCGTTCCGGACGCGCAGCACCAGCGGGCGCGCCTGCGGGGACGGCCGGCCTTCCGCGCCCGCCTGGATGGGAGGAATGGTGAAGTCGCCGGTCCGCTGCGGCCGGAGCCGGTACATGCTCGTCACGGTGCGCGAGACGCGCCCGTTCACCCAGGAGAAGCCCTGCGATTCCCCGAAGGGATCGACCCGCAACCCGGGGATGTCCGGCACGCGCGGACGATGCGCCTGCGTTCCCGCGGCGGTCACGGTCACGGTGAGAATCGCCGACTCGTGGAGCCCGATCTCCTCTCGATCGAGCTCCGCCTCGACGCGCACGTTCTGCGCCGACGCGTGCGCCGCCGGAAGCACGGAGCACAGGACCCAGGTGGCGGCAAGGAGCGCGAGGCGCCTACCAGTCACGGGAACGGCTCTCCTCGGAGGTGGGCTCCCGCTCGCGCTGCCGCGCGGCCTTGCGCTCGGCCTCGAGCGCGTCGAGCCAGTGCTCGGCCTCGGACCGGCTCGGGGCCGTCCCGCCCATGTCGGGCGAGCTCTGGCTCCCCTGCGGCGGCTGCTCGCCGGGTGGGGGCGGCTTCTCCCCGCCGGGAGGAGGGGGCTGGGCCGCTCCTTGCCCTCCTCCCGGCGGCGGCGGACCTCCGCCGGATCCGCCCGAGGACGGAGTGGGCGGCGCTTCCCGGATGCGGCGGATCGCTTCCTCCAGGTTCTTCTTGGCGTCCGTGCGCGACGGGTCGAGCCGCAGGGATTCCATGTAGTGCGTGCGCGCTTCGTCGAACTGCCGGTCTCGCATCGCCATGTTCCCGCGGTTGTACGCGGCCGCGGCGCGAGCGGGATCGCCTTCGAGGTCCTGGGATCGGTAGGTCTCCTCGTACATCGCCGCCGCGGAGTCCGCGGCTCCCGCTCCCTGCACTGCGAGTGCCTCGTCGTAACGCACGGCTGCGGAGCGGGGATGTTCCCGGCGCGCCTCGCGGAACGCCTCGGCGGCCTCACGGTAGCGGCGTTCCTTCAAGTCCCGCATCCCGCGATACGCCGCGCCTCCCCACTCGTAGAAAGCTCCCATCCCCGTCGTCGCCACGGCGAAGAGCGCGAGTGCGCGCACGAGCACCGGCGCGATGCCGTCGCGCGGGCTCCGCCTCACGATGCGATTCACGATTTCCTCCGCCGCGGCACCGCGCGCTCGGCGAGGAGGAGGAGTCCCGCCGCCGCCGCGAACCACGGATACCGCTCGTCGTACGCACGGACGCTCCGTCCCCGGACTTCGGTGTCGCCCCTCGAGCGAATCGCGTCGGCGGCGCGGATCGCGGCGCGGCCGCTTCCGTCGGCGCGCTCGTACCGCCCTCCGCCCCGGCGCGCCACGTCTCGCAGCAGGGCCTCGTCGAGCTTCGTGCGCACCGGCGCTCCCGCGGGGTCGAGCTTCTCGCCGAGGACGGCTCCGGTCGAATCGACGATCGGAATCGCCGCTCCTTCGGTCCGTCCCAGCCCGAGCGCGAAGAGCCTCGCGCCC is a window encoding:
- a CDS encoding BatD family protein, giving the protein MTGRRLALLAATWVLCSVLPAAHASAQNVRVEAELDREEIGLHESAILTVTVTAAGTQAHRPRVPDIPGLRVDPFGESQGFSWVNGRVSRTVTSMYRLRPQRTGDFTIPPIQAGAEGRPSPQARPLVLRVRNEPPARRGGSDDLFVRLQVDRTRVYWNQAVTARFKLYSRTRVEAPTWDPPSASGFWAEVLGPARAGREVVGGLEYDTFELHVVYFPTRTGRLQIGPGRIHAQVVRRVPQPDPWSSLGMPETQVEEVELVTAPVLVQVMPLPGGAPEGFRGAVGDFELDVRLDRVTTRAGEPVTVTSILRGSGNLASATDPDVLAQGAARRHTSPGTTSFDRSGNRLRGERRRDTTFIPETPGELRILPVRFSWFDPETERYRTQTADTIRVRVSPGGSTADSLALARPSAPLAAARSRPGARGRLDLAPPAGARALALTSLVAAIGAFAARRVRDRSARDPRRRRVAAIDTRLGELRAARAAGAARAAAVASNAILESAAIRHGANVEGLPLLDTLEALARAGATEGELSRLKAIHESLDRLAFAPDSKAEGAAHTAALEEAERAILRYREEAS
- a CDS encoding tetratricopeptide repeat protein, which encodes MNRIVRRSPRDGIAPVLVRALALFAVATTGMGAFYEWGGAAYRGMRDLKERRYREAAEAFREARREHPRSAAVRYDEALAVQGAGAADSAAAMYEETYRSQDLEGDPARAAAAYNRGNMAMRDRQFDEARTHYMESLRLDPSRTDAKKNLEEAIRRIREAPPTPSSGGSGGGPPPPGGGQGAAQPPPPGGEKPPPPGEQPPQGSQSSPDMGGTAPSRSEAEHWLDALEAERKAARQREREPTSEESRSRDW